The following proteins are encoded in a genomic region of Hirundo rustica isolate bHirRus1 chromosome 3, bHirRus1.pri.v3, whole genome shotgun sequence:
- the FBXO48 gene encoding F-box only protein 48 gives MEAQRAAGRDSAEGGRGGAGDFVSALPPEISSRIFSGLDVESLCHASVTCKGWHRVIESSERLWRHHCLAVRAVCQREIDCDRGNGYSWKITLLRNYWKSKVKQEWLSGKYSNIPSQFSLPERSMYPMDVDTWGEILEAELER, from the exons ATGGAGGCGCAGCGCGCTGCCGGCCGGGACAGCGCcgagggaggaagaggaggagcggGTGACTTCGTGTCGGCCCTTCCTCCCGAGATCAGCTCCCGCATTTTCAGCGGGCTGGATGTGGAGAGCTTGTGCCACGCGTCCGTGACGTGCAAGGGCTGGCACCGCGTCATCGAGAGCAGCGAGCGGCTGTGGCGGCACCACTGCCTGGCCGTGCGCGCCGTCTGCCAGCGGGAGATCGACTGCGACCGCGGGAACGGCTATTCCTGGAAG ATTACATTGTTGAGAAACTACTGGAAGAGCAAAGTGAAGCAAGAATGGCTTAGTGGGAAATACAGCAACATTCCTTCACAATTCAGCTTGCCAGAGAGAAGCATGTATCCAATGGATGTTGACACATGGGGAGAAATCTTGGAAGCAGAACTCGAGAGATGA